A part of Homoserinibacter sp. YIM 151385 genomic DNA contains:
- a CDS encoding choice-of-anchor I family protein, whose protein sequence is MPASRLLAGAAAVALATGGGLLAAAPAAANIVDQPTTVSAPGAQLSLNPIGTFETGVFDKSAAEIVAFHAKTQRIFTVNAEAGEIDVLDASDPTKPVLVDALAGPAGMVANSLAIRADGLGVVALEAADKVGDGRLMFFDANDAQLEQLGSVTVGALPDMVTISKDGRYAVVANEGEPADDFSSDPEGSIGVVTLPASGTVTAPAQSAVRIADFHDFEAGGPKTLPEEVRVFGPTPHGADKPVSRNLEPEYIAIDGDTAYAALQEANAVAVIDLATAEVQEIWPLGVKDHGLPGNGIDASDRDPNGAPAFNIRSYPGLKGMYMPDGLNSYTSGGQTFLVTANEGDAREWGEYNEVSRVKDLGKSGVAPVCADSPLYAQRGDALLGRLNVTTENGLRDGENCYEELYAFGGRSFSIWTTGGEQVFDSGEDFERITHEAAPEFFNSNHSESNLEGRSDDKGPEPENMAIGRIDGRTYAFIGLERVGGVMVYDITTPADTEFVTYLNNRDFSVSVEGSADEAAALKGAGDLGPEGLAFVSAPDSPTGAPMLVVGNEVSGTTTIFDIRTKETTIQLLGINDFHGRLEAADKSAGAAVLAGAVKQLRSENPNSLFVSVGDNIGASTFTSLSQDDNPTIDALKAAGLDASAVGNHEFDQGYADLRDRVIPRYGDTRFALGANVYGRDGEPVLDEYWVKEIDGIRVGVIGTVTEQTKDAVSPAGITGLTFGDQVEAANRVAAQLRDGNPANGEADVVVLLAHEGSASKDCAAIAAEDTDFGDLVRDTSADVDAILSGHTHSTYACAIPVRGSDVPRPVLQAAQYGESLDQLELRVDRATKRLVSTEQRILALAGQGYPADAGVAKIVDTAAAQAEVVGGRTIGTITGDIVRGGTPAGADRGVESRLGNLVADIQLWATSNDDFGGEKAQIALMNPGGLRDDLIAGRGGAVTYKQVALVQPFGNTLVTLDLTGAQLKQVLEEQWQPAGASRPKLHLGVSAGFTYEYVVDAPRGAHVTSMAYRGEPIADGDTFRVVTNSFLAAGGDAFAGFTQGTRVADTGQTDLNATLGYFAAHEPVSPAPLGRAKVADPAAWVKVGLSTDSPVQGETVQVALSGLTPGQQVSAVLRSEPIVIEAIPAASAAGTTAFEIAIPEDFEVGSHSLTISSAGETPVVIDMSVVSARAAAVPGDGSGGGSGGGSGAGGGDSAAAAGDGLAATGADAALPLAAGALLLLAGGILLAVRRLRRGAQH, encoded by the coding sequence ATGCCCGCATCCCGGCTCCTCGCCGGAGCTGCCGCGGTCGCGCTCGCGACCGGCGGCGGCCTGCTCGCAGCCGCCCCGGCCGCCGCGAACATCGTGGACCAGCCGACGACCGTCTCGGCCCCCGGTGCCCAGCTCAGCCTGAACCCGATCGGCACCTTCGAGACGGGCGTGTTCGACAAGTCGGCTGCCGAGATCGTCGCCTTCCACGCCAAGACGCAGCGCATCTTCACCGTCAACGCCGAGGCCGGTGAGATCGACGTCCTCGATGCGAGCGACCCGACGAAGCCCGTCCTCGTGGATGCGCTCGCCGGCCCCGCGGGCATGGTCGCGAACTCGCTCGCGATCCGCGCCGACGGCCTCGGTGTCGTCGCCCTCGAGGCGGCGGACAAGGTCGGCGACGGCCGGCTCATGTTCTTCGACGCGAACGACGCGCAGCTCGAGCAGCTCGGCTCCGTCACGGTCGGCGCCCTGCCCGACATGGTGACCATCTCGAAGGACGGCCGGTACGCGGTCGTCGCGAACGAGGGCGAGCCGGCCGACGACTTCTCCTCCGACCCGGAGGGCTCGATCGGCGTCGTGACGCTGCCGGCGAGCGGCACGGTCACCGCGCCCGCGCAGAGCGCGGTCCGCATCGCCGACTTCCACGACTTCGAGGCCGGCGGCCCGAAGACGCTCCCCGAGGAGGTCCGCGTCTTCGGCCCGACCCCGCACGGTGCCGACAAGCCCGTCTCGCGCAATCTCGAGCCCGAGTACATCGCGATCGACGGCGACACGGCGTACGCGGCGCTGCAGGAGGCGAACGCGGTCGCCGTCATCGACCTCGCCACCGCCGAGGTCCAGGAGATCTGGCCGCTCGGCGTCAAGGACCACGGCCTCCCGGGCAACGGCATCGACGCCTCGGACCGCGACCCCAACGGCGCCCCGGCGTTCAACATCCGCAGCTACCCGGGACTCAAGGGCATGTACATGCCCGACGGCCTCAACTCCTACACCTCGGGCGGGCAGACCTTCCTCGTCACGGCGAACGAGGGCGACGCTCGCGAGTGGGGCGAGTACAACGAGGTCTCGCGCGTGAAGGACCTCGGCAAGAGCGGCGTCGCGCCGGTCTGCGCCGACAGCCCGCTGTACGCCCAGCGCGGAGACGCGCTGCTCGGTCGACTCAACGTCACGACGGAGAACGGCCTCCGCGACGGCGAGAACTGCTATGAGGAGCTCTACGCCTTCGGCGGCCGCTCCTTCTCGATCTGGACCACCGGCGGCGAGCAGGTCTTCGACTCGGGCGAGGACTTCGAGCGCATCACCCACGAGGCGGCGCCGGAGTTCTTCAACTCGAACCACAGCGAGTCGAACCTCGAGGGCCGCAGCGACGACAAGGGCCCGGAGCCGGAGAACATGGCGATCGGCCGGATCGACGGCCGCACCTACGCGTTCATCGGCCTCGAGCGCGTCGGCGGCGTCATGGTCTACGACATCACGACCCCTGCGGACACCGAGTTCGTGACCTACCTCAACAACCGCGACTTCTCGGTCTCGGTCGAGGGATCCGCGGATGAGGCGGCCGCGCTGAAGGGCGCCGGCGACCTCGGGCCGGAGGGCCTCGCCTTCGTCTCCGCACCCGACTCGCCGACCGGCGCCCCGATGCTCGTCGTCGGCAACGAGGTCTCGGGCACGACGACGATCTTCGACATCCGGACGAAGGAGACGACCATCCAGCTCCTCGGCATCAACGACTTCCACGGCCGCCTCGAGGCCGCCGACAAGTCGGCCGGCGCCGCGGTGCTCGCGGGTGCCGTGAAGCAGCTCCGCTCGGAGAACCCGAACTCGCTGTTCGTGAGCGTCGGCGACAACATCGGCGCGTCCACCTTCACCTCGCTCTCGCAGGACGACAACCCGACGATCGACGCGCTGAAGGCGGCGGGGCTCGACGCCTCGGCGGTCGGCAACCACGAGTTCGACCAGGGCTACGCCGACCTCCGCGACCGCGTCATCCCGCGTTACGGCGACACGCGCTTCGCGCTCGGCGCCAACGTCTACGGGAGGGACGGCGAGCCCGTGCTCGACGAGTACTGGGTGAAGGAGATCGACGGCATCCGCGTCGGCGTCATCGGCACCGTGACCGAGCAGACGAAGGATGCGGTGTCGCCGGCCGGCATCACAGGCCTCACCTTCGGCGATCAGGTCGAGGCGGCGAATCGCGTCGCGGCCCAGCTCCGAGACGGGAATCCCGCGAACGGCGAGGCCGACGTGGTCGTGCTGCTCGCCCACGAGGGCTCCGCCTCGAAGGACTGTGCGGCGATCGCCGCCGAGGACACGGACTTCGGCGACCTCGTGCGCGACACCTCCGCGGATGTCGACGCGATCCTCTCGGGTCACACGCACAGCACCTACGCCTGCGCCATCCCGGTGCGGGGCTCGGACGTCCCGCGCCCGGTGCTCCAGGCGGCGCAGTACGGCGAGTCGCTCGACCAGCTCGAGCTCCGCGTCGACCGCGCGACCAAGCGACTCGTCTCGACCGAGCAGCGCATCCTCGCCCTCGCCGGCCAGGGCTACCCGGCTGACGCAGGCGTCGCGAAGATCGTCGACACGGCGGCGGCGCAGGCCGAGGTCGTCGGCGGCCGCACGATCGGGACCATCACGGGCGACATCGTCCGCGGCGGCACTCCGGCCGGCGCCGACCGCGGCGTCGAGTCGCGACTCGGCAACCTCGTCGCGGACATCCAGCTCTGGGCGACCTCGAACGACGACTTCGGCGGCGAGAAGGCGCAGATCGCGCTCATGAACCCGGGCGGCCTCCGCGACGACCTCATCGCGGGTCGCGGCGGCGCGGTCACCTACAAGCAGGTGGCGCTCGTGCAGCCCTTCGGGAACACGCTCGTCACGCTCGACCTCACGGGGGCGCAGCTCAAGCAGGTGCTCGAGGAGCAGTGGCAGCCCGCGGGCGCCTCGCGTCCGAAGCTGCACCTGGGCGTCTCGGCCGGCTTCACCTACGAGTACGTCGTCGACGCGCCCCGCGGCGCGCACGTGACCTCGATGGCGTACCGGGGCGAGCCGATCGCCGACGGCGACACCTTCCGCGTCGTGACGAACTCGTTCCTCGCGGCCGGCGGCGACGCCTTCGCTGGCTTCACGCAGGGCACCCGCGTGGCCGACACCGGGCAGACCGACCTCAACGCGACCCTCGGGTACTTCGCCGCGCACGAGCCGGTCTCGCCGGCTCCGCTCGGCCGCGCGAAGGTCGCCGACCCCGCCGCGTGGGTGAAGGTCGGGCTGTCGACCGACTCGCCCGTGCAGGGCGAGACCGTCCAGGTCGCGCTCTCGGGACTGACCCCGGGTCAGCAGGTCTCGGCCGTGCTGCGCTCCGAGCCCATCGTCATCGAGGCGATCCCGGCCGCATCCGCCGCGGGCACGACCGCGTTCGAGATCGCGATCCCGGAGGACTTCGAGGTCGGCTCGCACTCGCTGACGATCAGCTCGGCGGGCGAGACGCCGGTCGTGATCGACATGTCGGTCGTGTCGGCGCGCGCGGCGGCGGTCCCCGGCGACGGCTCCGGCGGAGGATCCGGCGGCGGCTCGGGCGCGGGCGGCGGCGACAGCGCGGCGGCGGCTGGCGACGGCCTCGCGGCGACGGGTGCCGACGCGGCGCTCCCGCTCGCGGCCGGCGCGCTCCTGCTCCTCGCGGGCGGCATCCTCCTGGCGGTTCGCCGCCTCCGCCGCGGCGCGCAGCACTAG
- a CDS encoding family 43 glycosylhydrolase: protein MSTRGLIAAGAAALLAVTLAPLPAAASPAATAAAPSAAPPAAPAESGTYENPITDGFSDTYADPVIIRGRDGWWYLYATSDPLVEGGEFGIMHQARSRDMVEWEYLGTVFDEDDVPAWAAEGSLFWAPDVRRIGEEYVMYFTVTDTAANEGQDFAIGMASAPTAAGPWTPTDAPVVEPSRVPGTGGDGTWANTIDPALLATEDGRLFLYYGGFNGGVSVVELDETGREAVGEPTLVGSMDRYEGAYVTERDGYYYLQLSSAACCNGPTAGYSVFVGRSTDPRGPFVDREGVRLDVSRAGGTQVLQQNGNEWVGIGHHAVVTDLAGQDWIVYHGIDTADPWLNEPGGINRRPTLIDRLDWVDGWPVVNAGAGPSSGETAAPVTAGSLGISADSPASDRGIRALSGSWTVGEDATADAGETGVLAPGRLGVAAAVSRGKVRGDARVEADVRLGPGARLGCAGLGTGITSGVTACLDAKRHELVLRSGTRIVDRAEVPARLSLEEWLSLSVEVRDGRVTAEVSESRLGNPAAQVSGKARGGSGALVLGSWGGALEVDNVSVAPAAALVSKVVPDPRVGKATFTESFDRPGPASALGRGWELVNPDDSVEVTDGALRWPLGADDLSSGEDDTSTLLLRDAPDGDWAMETSFTLDLGEDTVRNFQQAGLVVHVDDDDFLRLGQVALGTSRVVEWFVERPGAPAADGTPRLDRGSWIGGPTASTMHLRILKTTGSDGLQNYRAASSTDGKHWRWGAVWTLPADAEPRIGLYAGGGAAPAVTADFERFAVRVVKSDARAGASEE from the coding sequence ATGTCGACCAGAGGACTCATCGCCGCGGGAGCCGCGGCCCTGCTCGCGGTGACGCTCGCGCCGCTCCCGGCCGCCGCCTCCCCCGCCGCGACGGCCGCCGCACCATCCGCCGCGCCACCCGCCGCCCCGGCGGAGTCCGGCACCTACGAGAACCCGATCACCGACGGCTTCTCCGACACCTACGCCGACCCGGTGATCATCCGCGGGCGCGACGGCTGGTGGTACCTCTACGCGACGAGCGACCCGCTCGTGGAGGGCGGCGAGTTCGGGATCATGCACCAGGCCCGCAGCCGGGACATGGTCGAGTGGGAGTACCTCGGCACCGTCTTCGACGAGGATGACGTCCCGGCCTGGGCGGCCGAGGGCTCCCTCTTCTGGGCGCCGGACGTGCGCCGAATCGGCGAGGAGTACGTCATGTACTTCACCGTCACCGACACCGCGGCGAACGAGGGGCAGGACTTCGCGATCGGCATGGCGAGCGCCCCCACGGCGGCGGGGCCATGGACGCCCACCGATGCGCCCGTGGTCGAGCCGAGCCGGGTGCCCGGCACGGGAGGCGACGGCACCTGGGCGAACACGATCGATCCGGCGCTGCTCGCGACCGAGGACGGGCGGCTGTTCCTCTACTACGGCGGCTTCAACGGCGGCGTCTCGGTCGTCGAGCTCGATGAGACCGGCCGCGAGGCGGTCGGCGAGCCGACGCTCGTCGGCTCGATGGACCGCTACGAGGGCGCCTACGTGACCGAGCGCGACGGCTACTACTACCTCCAGCTGTCGTCTGCCGCGTGCTGCAACGGCCCGACCGCCGGCTACAGCGTCTTCGTCGGGCGCTCGACCGACCCGCGCGGGCCCTTCGTCGACCGCGAGGGCGTGCGGTTGGATGTCTCTCGCGCCGGCGGCACGCAGGTGCTGCAGCAGAACGGCAACGAGTGGGTCGGGATCGGCCACCACGCGGTCGTCACCGACCTCGCCGGGCAGGACTGGATCGTGTACCACGGCATCGACACCGCCGACCCGTGGCTGAACGAGCCGGGCGGCATCAACCGCCGCCCCACGCTCATCGACCGCCTCGACTGGGTGGACGGCTGGCCGGTCGTCAACGCGGGTGCCGGCCCGAGCAGCGGCGAGACGGCCGCGCCGGTGACCGCGGGCTCGCTCGGGATCTCGGCGGACTCCCCCGCATCCGATCGCGGCATCCGCGCCCTCTCGGGCTCGTGGACGGTCGGCGAGGATGCGACGGCGGATGCCGGCGAGACCGGCGTGCTCGCGCCGGGGCGGCTCGGCGTCGCGGCGGCGGTGTCACGCGGGAAGGTCCGGGGGGACGCGCGGGTCGAGGCGGATGTGCGCCTCGGCCCGGGTGCCCGGCTCGGCTGCGCGGGGCTCGGCACCGGCATCACGTCGGGCGTGACCGCGTGCCTCGATGCGAAGCGTCACGAGCTGGTGCTGCGGAGCGGGACGCGGATCGTGGATCGCGCGGAGGTTCCGGCTCGCCTCTCGCTTGAGGAGTGGCTGTCGCTCTCGGTGGAGGTGCGCGACGGCCGCGTCACGGCGGAGGTGTCGGAGTCGCGGCTGGGGAACCCGGCGGCGCAGGTCTCGGGCAAGGCTCGCGGCGGCTCGGGTGCGCTCGTACTCGGCAGCTGGGGTGGTGCGCTCGAGGTCGACAACGTGTCGGTCGCGCCTGCGGCCGCGCTCGTCTCGAAGGTCGTGCCCGACCCGCGGGTCGGGAAGGCGACGTTCACGGAGTCGTTCGATCGTCCGGGCCCCGCATCCGCGCTCGGCCGCGGCTGGGAGCTCGTGAACCCGGACGACTCGGTCGAGGTCACGGACGGCGCCCTCCGATGGCCGCTCGGCGCCGACGACCTGTCGTCGGGCGAGGACGACACGAGCACGCTGCTGCTCCGCGATGCACCCGACGGCGACTGGGCGATGGAGACCTCGTTCACGCTCGACCTCGGCGAGGACACCGTGCGCAACTTCCAGCAGGCGGGCCTCGTCGTGCACGTCGACGACGACGACTTCCTCCGCCTCGGCCAGGTCGCGCTCGGGACCTCGCGGGTCGTCGAGTGGTTCGTCGAGCGGCCGGGCGCACCGGCCGCCGACGGCACGCCGCGCCTCGACCGCGGCAGCTGGATCGGCGGGCCGACCGCCTCGACCATGCACCTGCGCATCCTCAAGACGACCGGTTCGGATGGTCTCCAGAACTACCGGGCCGCGTCGTCGACGGACGGGAAGCACTGGCGCTGGGGCGCGGTGTGGACGCTGCCGGCGGACGCCGAGCCGCGGATCGGGCTGTATGCGGGTGGTGGGGCGGCGCCGGCGGTGACGGCGGACTTCGAGCGGTTCGCGGTGCGGGTCGTGAAGAGTGATGCTCGAGCGGGCGCCTCAGAGGAGTAA
- the gatB gene encoding Asp-tRNA(Asn)/Glu-tRNA(Gln) amidotransferase subunit GatB: MAKAPLMDFDKALELYEPVLGFEVHVELSTATKMFSDAPNPAAPGGHGAEPNTQITPVDLGLPGSLPVVNEQAVKYSISLGLALGCSIAESSRFARKNYFYPDLAKNYQISQFDEPIAFEGSVEVELEDGTAFTIPIERAHMEEDAGKLTHVGGSTGRIQGAEYSLVDYNRAGVPLVEIVTKPIVGAEGRAPELGKAYVSTIRDIVRSLGISEARMDRGNLRCDANVSLRPRGQEKFGTRTETKNVNSFRAVERAVRYEIQRQAHILSQGGTITQETRHWHEDTGTTSPGRPKSDADDYRYFPEPDLLPVQPSAELVETLRAALPEAPSAHRRRLKEAWGFTDAEFRDVVNGGLLVEVEETVAAGGAPAQARKWWTGEITRIANATSAEPASLIAPLHVSELIALVESGTLTDRLARQVLEGVIAGEGRPDDVVAARGLAVVSDDTALLAAIDEALASQPDVLAKIKDGKVQAAGAIIGAVMKAMKGQADAARVRELVLERATQ, from the coding sequence GTGGCAAAGGCACCCCTCATGGACTTCGACAAGGCCCTCGAGCTGTACGAGCCGGTGCTCGGCTTCGAGGTGCACGTCGAGCTCTCGACCGCGACGAAGATGTTCAGCGACGCCCCGAACCCGGCGGCGCCCGGCGGGCACGGCGCCGAGCCGAACACGCAGATCACCCCGGTCGACCTCGGCCTCCCGGGCTCGCTGCCGGTCGTGAACGAGCAGGCGGTCAAGTACTCGATCTCGCTGGGCCTCGCGCTCGGCTGCTCGATCGCGGAGTCCTCGCGTTTCGCCCGCAAGAACTACTTCTACCCGGACCTCGCGAAGAACTACCAGATCAGCCAGTTCGACGAGCCGATCGCCTTCGAGGGCTCCGTCGAGGTGGAACTCGAAGACGGCACCGCCTTCACCATCCCCATCGAGCGCGCGCACATGGAGGAGGACGCCGGCAAGCTCACGCACGTCGGCGGTTCGACTGGTCGCATCCAGGGCGCCGAGTACTCGCTCGTCGACTACAACCGCGCCGGCGTCCCGCTGGTCGAGATCGTGACGAAGCCGATCGTCGGCGCCGAGGGCCGCGCCCCCGAGCTCGGCAAGGCCTACGTCTCGACGATCCGCGACATCGTCCGCTCGCTCGGCATCTCCGAGGCGCGCATGGACCGCGGCAACCTCCGCTGCGACGCGAACGTCTCCCTCCGCCCGCGCGGCCAGGAGAAGTTCGGCACCCGCACCGAGACGAAGAACGTGAACTCCTTCCGCGCCGTCGAGCGCGCCGTCCGCTACGAGATCCAGCGCCAGGCGCACATCCTCAGCCAGGGCGGCACGATCACCCAGGAGACCCGCCACTGGCACGAGGACACCGGCACCACCTCGCCCGGTCGCCCCAAGTCGGATGCGGACGACTACCGCTACTTCCCCGAGCCCGACCTCCTGCCGGTGCAGCCGAGCGCCGAGCTCGTCGAGACGCTCCGCGCAGCGCTCCCCGAGGCGCCCTCCGCGCACCGCCGCCGCCTCAAGGAGGCGTGGGGCTTCACCGACGCGGAGTTCCGGGATGTCGTCAACGGCGGCCTCCTCGTCGAGGTCGAGGAGACGGTCGCCGCCGGCGGCGCGCCCGCCCAGGCCCGCAAGTGGTGGACGGGCGAGATCACCCGCATCGCGAACGCCACCTCGGCGGAGCCCGCATCGCTGATCGCCCCGCTGCACGTCTCCGAGCTGATCGCACTCGTCGAGTCCGGCACCCTCACCGACCGTCTGGCCCGTCAGGTGCTCGAGGGCGTCATCGCCGGCGAGGGCCGCCCGGACGATGTGGTCGCCGCCCGCGGTCTCGCCGTCGTCTCCGACGACACCGCGCTCCTCGCCGCGATCGACGAGGCCCTCGCCTCCCAGCCCGATGTCCTCGCGAAGATCAAGGACGGCAAGGTCCAGGCCGCCGGCGCCATCATCGGCGCCGTCATGAAGGCCATGAAGGGCCAGGCCGACGCGGCCCGCGTGCGCGAGCTGGTGCTGGAGCGTGCGACGCAGTAA
- a CDS encoding low temperature requirement protein A: protein MAPEPADAATASTLPGRGPRLRLATMRPRDPEEPGRTASPLELFFDLVFVVAVSIAAVNLHHELTAGHVLDGVLSFAMVFFAIWWAWMNFTWFATSFAVDDWLYRVLTFVQMSGVLVLAAGIAAAFEERDFRIMIVGYVVMRVAMVAQWLRAAHRGGELRRTAQRYAIGIAAVQILWLLTPLLPGELFVPVFAVLVLAELSVPLIAERAVRTTWHPHHITERYGLFTLILLGESLLASANAIIEALHSGEELAPLISIAVLTVVVTAGLWWVYFWPPHHRAITSFASSLRYGYTHFVVFAAAGAFSAGIEVEIDVITDHSELSPTFASFTVTVPIALFMLGIWWIAIRQNADRLVNVVVPLGALLVLLDPVLPIPFAVTALIVVAVVAVLVVRAPVGEGARDH from the coding sequence ATGGCACCCGAGCCCGCCGACGCCGCCACGGCATCCACCCTGCCTGGTCGCGGCCCGCGCCTTCGCCTGGCGACCATGCGCCCGCGCGATCCGGAGGAGCCGGGCCGCACCGCCTCCCCGCTCGAACTGTTCTTCGATCTGGTGTTCGTGGTGGCGGTGAGCATCGCCGCCGTGAACCTCCACCACGAGCTCACCGCGGGGCACGTGCTCGACGGGGTGCTCAGCTTCGCGATGGTGTTCTTCGCGATCTGGTGGGCGTGGATGAACTTCACCTGGTTCGCGACCTCCTTCGCCGTCGACGACTGGCTGTACCGGGTGCTGACCTTCGTGCAGATGAGCGGGGTGCTCGTGCTCGCGGCGGGGATCGCGGCCGCTTTCGAGGAGCGCGACTTCCGCATCATGATCGTCGGGTACGTCGTGATGCGCGTCGCGATGGTCGCCCAATGGCTGCGGGCGGCGCACCGCGGCGGCGAGCTGCGCCGCACCGCGCAGCGCTACGCGATCGGCATCGCCGCCGTGCAGATCCTCTGGCTGCTGACGCCGCTCCTGCCGGGGGAGCTGTTCGTGCCGGTCTTCGCGGTGCTGGTGCTCGCCGAGCTGTCGGTGCCGCTCATCGCGGAGCGAGCCGTCAGGACGACGTGGCACCCGCACCACATCACCGAGCGCTACGGGCTCTTCACGCTGATCCTCCTCGGCGAGAGCCTCCTCGCCTCCGCGAACGCGATCATCGAGGCCCTCCACAGCGGGGAGGAGCTGGCGCCGCTCATCTCCATCGCGGTGCTCACCGTCGTCGTCACCGCGGGACTCTGGTGGGTCTACTTCTGGCCGCCCCACCACCGCGCCATCACGAGCTTCGCCAGCTCGCTCCGCTACGGCTACACGCACTTCGTCGTCTTCGCCGCCGCCGGTGCCTTCTCGGCGGGCATCGAGGTCGAGATCGACGTCATCACCGACCACAGCGAGCTCTCGCCCACGTTCGCCTCCTTCACCGTGACCGTGCCGATCGCGCTGTTCATGCTCGGGATCTGGTGGATCGCGATCCGCCAGAACGCGGACCGGCTCGTCAACGTGGTCGTGCCGCTGGGCGCGCTGCTCGTGCTCCTCGACCCGGTGCTGCCGATCCCCTTCGCGGTGACGGCGCTCATCGTGGTGGCGGTCGTCGCGGTGCTCGTGGTGCGGGCGCCGGTGGGGGAGGGCGCGCGGGATCACTGA
- a CDS encoding alpha/beta fold hydrolase: protein MTSITVGESDGAPVELAYDDQGQGQPVVLIHGYPLNGDSWSAQRTALLDAGFRVITYDRRGFGDSTKTESGYDYDTFAADLSGLLEGLDLHDVVLVGFSMGTGEVARYLSTYGSGRVAKAAFLGSLEPALQKSEDNPDGAIDQDFIDSSIEQVKADREAWFDGFFGDFYNLDENLGSRLSQEQLDESKRVAQQSGQTAAWAAVPTWGTDFRADIPKIDVPALILHGTADNILPIDATARRFTEALPSAEYVEIEGAPHGLLATHADEVNQALLAFVR, encoded by the coding sequence ATGACGTCCATCACGGTCGGCGAGTCGGACGGCGCACCCGTCGAGCTCGCCTACGACGACCAGGGGCAGGGCCAGCCGGTCGTGCTCATCCACGGCTACCCGCTGAACGGCGACTCCTGGTCGGCGCAGCGGACGGCGCTGCTCGACGCGGGATTCCGCGTCATCACCTACGACCGGCGCGGCTTCGGCGACTCGACGAAGACCGAGTCCGGCTACGACTACGACACCTTCGCCGCCGACCTGAGCGGGCTCCTCGAGGGGCTCGATCTGCACGACGTCGTCCTCGTCGGCTTCTCGATGGGCACGGGCGAGGTCGCCCGCTACCTCTCGACCTACGGCTCCGGTCGCGTCGCCAAGGCCGCCTTCCTCGGCTCGCTCGAGCCCGCCCTCCAGAAGTCGGAGGACAACCCCGACGGCGCGATCGACCAGGACTTCATCGACTCCTCGATCGAGCAGGTGAAGGCCGACCGCGAGGCGTGGTTCGACGGCTTCTTCGGCGACTTCTACAACCTCGACGAGAACCTCGGCTCGCGCCTCTCGCAGGAGCAGCTCGACGAGTCGAAGCGCGTCGCGCAGCAGTCCGGCCAGACGGCCGCCTGGGCCGCGGTGCCGACGTGGGGCACCGACTTCCGCGCCGACATCCCGAAGATCGACGTGCCGGCGCTGATCCTCCACGGCACCGCCGACAACATCCTCCCGATCGACGCGACCGCGCGCCGCTTCACGGAGGCGCTGCCGTCGGCCGAGTACGTCGAGATCGAGGGCGCCCCCCACGGCCTCCTCGCGACGCACGCCGACGAGGTGAACCAGGCGCTGCTCGCCTTCGTGCGCTGA
- a CDS encoding SRPBCC family protein → MPQIIETIDVDVPVRAAYDQWTQFEEFPRFLEHVESITQTTPTLTAWKINIGGQIREFEAEITEQHPDERVAWTSTGGEEVHAGVVTFHKLDEAKTRVTLQLDWEAKGLLEKLASATGVATHAIKDDMGHFKEYIESKGSPDGAWRGDVQA, encoded by the coding sequence ATGCCGCAGATCATCGAGACCATCGACGTCGACGTCCCCGTCCGCGCCGCCTACGACCAGTGGACGCAGTTCGAGGAGTTCCCGCGCTTCCTCGAGCACGTCGAGTCGATCACCCAGACCACCCCGACGCTCACCGCCTGGAAGATCAACATCGGCGGCCAGATCCGCGAGTTCGAGGCCGAGATCACGGAGCAGCACCCCGATGAGCGCGTCGCCTGGACGAGCACGGGAGGCGAGGAGGTCCACGCGGGCGTCGTCACCTTCCACAAGCTCGACGAGGCGAAGACCCGGGTGACGCTGCAGCTCGACTGGGAGGCGAAGGGTCTCCTCGAGAAGCTCGCCTCGGCGACCGGCGTCGCGACCCATGCCATCAAGGACGACATGGGCCACTTCAAGGAGTACATCGAGTCCAAGGGCAGCCCCGACGGCGCCTGGCGCGGCGACGTGCAGGCGTAG
- a CDS encoding PKD domain-containing protein: MTVAALLLLAASAPNDDGLSASTNEGGDSVVISDSERADWNPAESGPPPSPPPRDINDPNCYDDPDPMRVCRDDYHVTAPVTARDIAAFTPDRPAAASEPRTWAIVRTPANFVGDASRHVETGELLDQPAEVRFEPAAYYWSYGDGTERTTRAGGATWDALDRPDFSETPTSHEYARSGTYTVRLVVEYSAEYRVAGAGWVPVIGTVRSAAPPLQLRVASVDTVLVDRDCRENPRGPGC; encoded by the coding sequence ATGACGGTCGCGGCGCTACTGCTACTCGCCGCCTCGGCGCCGAATGATGACGGGCTATCCGCGAGCACCAACGAAGGCGGTGACTCGGTGGTCATCAGCGATTCTGAACGTGCCGATTGGAATCCAGCCGAGTCGGGTCCGCCTCCGTCTCCGCCTCCGCGCGACATCAACGACCCGAACTGTTACGACGACCCGGACCCCATGCGCGTCTGCCGCGATGACTATCACGTGACCGCGCCTGTCACTGCCCGCGACATCGCCGCCTTCACACCCGACCGCCCGGCGGCCGCATCCGAGCCCCGCACCTGGGCGATCGTGCGCACGCCCGCGAACTTCGTCGGCGATGCGTCCCGCCACGTCGAGACCGGCGAGCTGCTCGATCAGCCCGCCGAGGTCCGCTTCGAGCCGGCGGCGTATTACTGGAGCTACGGCGACGGCACGGAGCGCACGACGAGGGCCGGCGGCGCCACCTGGGACGCCCTCGACCGCCCCGACTTCTCGGAGACACCGACGAGCCACGAGTACGCGCGATCCGGCACCTACACGGTGCGGCTCGTCGTCGAATACTCCGCCGAGTACCGCGTGGCTGGCGCCGGCTGGGTGCCCGTGATCGGCACCGTCAGGTCGGCCGCGCCGCCGTTGCAGCTTCGGGTGGCATCCGTCGACACGGTGCTGGTCGACCGCGACTGCCGGGAGAATCCTCGCGGCCCGGGCTGCTGA